One Actinomadura viridis genomic region harbors:
- a CDS encoding class I SAM-dependent methyltransferase, which produces MTLSTARGAALERILPLLDPPPASTGRSPGYLDLLAPEDAPVPSPAQRVMEWTLLPRIYERIWRPVGFNLAKGWPIGPDTAAEHALARDWLGLGGPGAAGLPAATVLDVACGPGNVTRSLAAGVAEEGLVVGLDLAAGMLARAAEDTTAPHVGYVRGNAVDLPFRDGSFDAACCFGALYLIDDPWGALDAMVRVLKPGGRLVVLTSRRPPLPVSGRAAGALAGRAGLRLFGDREVTGFLEGRGLTEVRRRLYPGLQFVGARKPVPAARP; this is translated from the coding sequence GTGACCCTCTCGACCGCCCGCGGCGCCGCGCTGGAGCGGATCCTGCCGCTCCTGGACCCGCCCCCGGCCTCGACCGGCCGCTCCCCCGGCTATCTCGACCTGCTCGCCCCCGAGGACGCGCCGGTGCCGTCCCCGGCCCAGCGGGTGATGGAGTGGACGCTCCTGCCGCGGATCTACGAGCGGATCTGGCGGCCGGTCGGGTTCAACCTCGCCAAGGGCTGGCCGATCGGCCCGGACACCGCCGCCGAGCACGCGCTGGCCCGGGACTGGCTGGGCCTCGGCGGGCCCGGCGCCGCGGGCCTGCCGGCCGCGACCGTGCTGGACGTGGCGTGCGGGCCGGGCAACGTCACCCGTTCCCTGGCCGCCGGGGTGGCCGAGGAGGGGCTGGTGGTGGGGCTCGACCTGGCCGCGGGCATGCTGGCGCGGGCCGCCGAGGACACCACCGCGCCCCATGTCGGCTACGTCCGTGGGAACGCGGTGGACCTGCCGTTCCGGGACGGCTCGTTCGACGCCGCCTGCTGCTTCGGAGCGCTCTACCTCATCGATGACCCGTGGGGCGCCCTCGACGCGATGGTGCGCGTGCTGAAGCCGGGCGGGCGCCTGGTCGTCCTCACCAGCCGCCGCCCGCCCCTCCCCGTGAGCGGGCGGGCCGCGGGGGCCCTCGCCGGGCGCGCGGGCCTGCGCCTCTTCGGCGACCGCGAGGTCACCGGCTTCCTGGAGGGCCGGGGGCTGACGGAGGTCAGGCGTCGCCTCTACCCCGGGCTGCAGTTCGTCGGCGCCCGCAAGCCCGTTCCGGCCGCCCGTCCCTGA
- a CDS encoding GNAT family N-acetyltransferase: MAAREGAPRPGEAAGGAERPLPRGMAGGARHRLVRLHAEPPVWSLGPLRLRRYRAADHATVLDLHREGLAQVGLRPGDGVYYDHDFFRMEDIYLRNDGEFIVGELDGRIVAMGGLRRADLVPAGRSRALGGHVLGGPALDSAEMVRLRVHPDAQRRGYGAAVVAALEQRAAEYGYRVLRADTTELQAPALRLYRRFGWTETRREMIGGIVNIYLEKPLR, from the coding sequence ATGGCAGCGCGTGAAGGCGCCCCCCGGCCCGGAGAGGCCGCGGGGGGCGCGGAACGTCCCCTGCCCCGGGGCATGGCGGGCGGCGCCCGCCACCGCCTGGTCCGGCTCCACGCGGAGCCGCCGGTCTGGAGCCTCGGCCCCCTGCGCCTGCGGCGCTACCGCGCCGCCGACCACGCCACCGTCCTCGACCTGCATCGGGAAGGGCTGGCCCAGGTGGGCCTGCGGCCCGGCGACGGCGTCTACTACGACCACGACTTCTTCCGGATGGAGGACATCTATCTCCGCAACGACGGGGAGTTCATCGTCGGCGAGCTGGACGGGCGGATCGTCGCGATGGGCGGGCTGCGCCGGGCGGACCTGGTGCCCGCCGGCCGGTCCAGGGCCCTCGGCGGGCACGTGCTGGGCGGTCCGGCGCTGGACTCGGCCGAGATGGTCCGGCTGCGCGTCCACCCGGACGCGCAGCGCCGCGGCTACGGCGCGGCGGTCGTCGCGGCGCTGGAGCAGCGGGCCGCCGAGTACGGCTACCGCGTCCTGCGCGCCGACACCACCGAGCTCCAGGCGCCCGCCCTCCGGCTCTACCGGCGGTTCGGCTGGACCGAGACCCGGCGCGAGATGATCGGCGGGATCGTCAACATCTACCTGGAGAAGCCGCTCCGCTGA
- a CDS encoding XRE family transcriptional regulator, translating into MFGTSRIKAHRLSHGVPLSDIVAQVKALYEVDGKPEPRLGETLLSAYESGYKRPGPEYLHYLCAVYRVDPDGLGYQNPCICGRGHAARPGVPAAPYRAPERPAGPFSAPEPQKPLVGTVVGGSVDRHWISVCDRGPDRAGGPAAIDVGEEDIVLRRTLLQLLAGVGVAPDGQFLGAVDGLRRKMDDTLVSATVSPTMLDQWEETTHGYGRQYQATPSLRMLCDVLLDFSEVRRMVDQRQPVELQERLCRLAAQLSALSGLIMINLGDHRLARSFFRTARTAADETGDRRLRAWVTVRESLVPMYYGDPREALHLARKAQDLAGRSPSVAAAMAPAVEARALGLLAMRGRGDAAPSARRALVRGRAVFDQLSAEQTGDLVFGFTARQMAFYEGDTFTNLGDHRHGDEALSRALTLYAPTDRVDRTLVRLDRAICQLHAGNADAALQAGQDAILDLPSEHRSDILVHRARQIGAAVNAKHGHSRALSDFYEALAGPRVTSPAGDAPAAVPPAGQA; encoded by the coding sequence TTGTTCGGCACCAGCCGGATCAAGGCCCACCGGCTCTCCCACGGCGTTCCTCTCTCCGACATCGTGGCCCAGGTCAAGGCCCTCTACGAGGTCGACGGCAAGCCCGAGCCGCGGCTCGGCGAGACGCTGCTGTCGGCGTACGAGAGCGGCTACAAACGGCCCGGCCCCGAGTACCTGCACTACCTCTGCGCCGTCTACCGGGTGGACCCCGACGGGCTCGGCTACCAGAACCCCTGCATCTGCGGCCGCGGCCACGCGGCCCGTCCCGGCGTCCCCGCGGCGCCGTATCGCGCTCCGGAGCGGCCGGCCGGCCCGTTCTCCGCGCCGGAGCCCCAGAAGCCCCTGGTGGGGACGGTCGTCGGCGGCTCCGTCGACCGGCATTGGATCTCCGTATGCGACCGGGGCCCCGACCGCGCCGGCGGCCCCGCCGCGATCGATGTGGGAGAGGAGGACATCGTGCTTCGCAGAACGCTTCTGCAACTGCTGGCCGGGGTGGGCGTGGCGCCCGACGGCCAGTTCCTGGGCGCGGTGGACGGTCTTCGGCGCAAGATGGACGACACGCTGGTCAGCGCCACCGTCTCACCGACCATGCTGGACCAGTGGGAGGAGACGACCCACGGCTACGGCCGCCAGTACCAGGCGACACCGTCGCTGCGGATGCTGTGCGACGTGCTGCTGGACTTCAGCGAGGTCCGGCGCATGGTCGACCAGCGGCAGCCGGTCGAGCTCCAGGAGCGGCTGTGCCGTCTCGCCGCCCAGCTGTCGGCCCTGTCCGGGCTCATCATGATCAACCTGGGCGACCACCGGCTGGCCCGCTCGTTCTTCCGCACCGCCCGCACGGCCGCCGACGAGACCGGCGACCGGCGGCTGCGGGCCTGGGTGACGGTCCGCGAGTCGCTCGTCCCGATGTACTACGGCGACCCGCGCGAGGCGCTGCACCTGGCCCGCAAGGCCCAGGACCTCGCGGGCCGTTCCCCGAGCGTCGCCGCGGCCATGGCGCCCGCGGTGGAGGCGCGCGCGCTGGGCCTGCTGGCGATGCGGGGGCGCGGCGACGCCGCCCCGAGCGCCCGCCGGGCCCTGGTCCGCGGCCGGGCGGTCTTCGACCAGCTGTCCGCCGAGCAGACCGGCGACCTGGTCTTCGGGTTCACCGCCCGGCAGATGGCCTTCTACGAGGGCGACACCTTCACCAACCTCGGTGACCACCGGCACGGCGACGAGGCGCTGAGCCGCGCCCTCACCCTCTACGCGCCGACCGACCGGGTGGACCGCACCCTGGTACGCCTGGACCGCGCGATCTGCCAGCTGCACGCCGGTAACGCCGACGCCGCCCTCCAGGCCGGCCAGGACGCCATCCTCGACCTGCCCTCCGAGCACCGTTCCGACATCCTGGTGCACCGGGCCCGCCAGATCGGCGCCGCAGTGAACGCCAAGCACGGCCACAGCCGCGCGCTGTCGGACTTCTACGAGGCGCTGGCCGGGCCACGGGTGACGAGTCCCGCCGGCGACGCCCCGGCCGCCGTTCCCCCGGCCGGGCAAGCCTGA
- a CDS encoding mechanosensitive ion channel family protein, with translation MSLTLAPLAPLMPWAQNGTPEAACQSRDPSVACRVVWNISHNDDFTRFFRNWLDRPLNTLFWIIVILAIALVLRVMAHRMITRITLRMAESTMSERVRERSRTVFDGSPALLNQRRAQRARTMGSVLRSIASIVIMGMALFSILGQIGLNLTPVLASATVIGMAVGFGAQNIVKDFLAGLFMLLEDQYGVGDVIDVGTAKGTVEAVTLRVTRMRDVNGVVWYVPNGEIKKVGNESQNWGRAVLDIPVDIGENVEKVKEILQSTADEMSVAPGWDEVILEEPSVWGVQALAGDAVIVRMVLKTAPGRQADVARELRERVKKSFDEANISVATPSATL, from the coding sequence ATGTCACTCACCCTCGCGCCCCTCGCGCCCCTCATGCCGTGGGCGCAGAACGGCACGCCCGAGGCCGCCTGCCAGAGCCGGGACCCCAGCGTGGCGTGCCGGGTCGTGTGGAACATCTCACACAACGACGACTTCACCCGGTTCTTCCGCAACTGGCTGGACCGGCCGCTGAACACCCTCTTCTGGATCATCGTGATCCTGGCGATCGCCCTGGTGCTGCGCGTCATGGCGCACCGGATGATCACGCGGATCACGCTGCGGATGGCCGAGAGCACGATGTCGGAGCGGGTCCGCGAGCGCAGCCGGACGGTCTTCGACGGCAGCCCGGCCCTGCTCAACCAGCGGCGGGCGCAGCGCGCCCGGACGATGGGGTCGGTCCTGCGCAGCATCGCCTCCATAGTGATCATGGGGATGGCGCTGTTCAGCATCCTCGGCCAGATCGGGCTCAACCTCACCCCCGTGCTGGCCAGCGCCACCGTCATCGGCATGGCGGTCGGCTTCGGCGCGCAGAACATCGTCAAGGACTTCCTGGCCGGGCTGTTCATGCTGCTGGAGGACCAGTACGGGGTCGGCGACGTGATCGACGTGGGCACCGCCAAGGGCACGGTCGAGGCGGTCACCCTGCGCGTCACCCGGATGCGCGACGTCAACGGCGTGGTCTGGTACGTGCCCAACGGCGAGATCAAGAAGGTCGGCAACGAGTCCCAGAACTGGGGCCGCGCGGTGCTGGACATCCCGGTGGACATCGGCGAGAACGTCGAGAAGGTCAAGGAGATCCTCCAGAGCACCGCGGACGAGATGTCGGTGGCCCCCGGATGGGACGAGGTGATCCTGGAGGAGCCCTCGGTCTGGGGCGTGCAGGCGCTGGCGGGCGACGCGGTGATCGTCCGGATGGTGCTCAAGACCGCCCCCGGCAGGCAGGCCGACGTGGCGCGCGAGCTGCGCGAACGCGTCAAGAAGTCGTTCGACGAGGCGAACATCTCGGTGGCCACCCCGAGCGCCACGCTGTAG
- a CDS encoding globin: protein MAEQVTFYEAVGGEETFHRLVHRFYQGVADDPLLRPLYPEEDLGPAEERLRLFLVQYWGGPNTYSQQRGHPRLRMRHVPFVIGEAEREAWLRHMRDAVDELELPEQLEKMLWDYFTMAARSMVNSPT, encoded by the coding sequence ATGGCTGAACAGGTGACTTTTTACGAAGCGGTCGGCGGCGAGGAGACCTTCCATCGCCTGGTCCATCGCTTCTACCAGGGCGTCGCGGATGACCCTCTGCTCCGCCCCCTCTATCCGGAAGAGGACCTCGGCCCCGCCGAGGAACGGCTCCGGCTCTTCCTCGTCCAGTACTGGGGCGGCCCCAACACCTACAGTCAGCAGCGCGGGCATCCGCGGCTGCGGATGCGGCACGTGCCGTTCGTGATCGGCGAGGCCGAGCGTGAGGCGTGGCTCCGCCACATGCGGGACGCGGTGGACGAGCTGGAGCTGCCCGAGCAGTTGGAGAAGATGCTCTGGGACTACTTCACGATGGCCGCGCGGAGCATGGTCAACTCCCCTACCTGA
- a CDS encoding S28 family serine protease, with amino-acid sequence MALLLAVGLTGAGGTTARADGTTAAEDIAAELKAIPGMKVEEKTSTLPGHRWFWLTYRQPVDHRRPGGQWFEQRVMLQHKSEDRPMVLYTSGYNTPEVMFRSEPTALVDGNQISLEYRYFTPSRPEPADWTKDTIWQAATDEHRLIGALKKIYKGRWISTGGSKGGMTAVYHKRFYPGDVDGSVVYVAPNDVDNDEDSRYDEFFATVGTDDTCRAHIKDLAREFLKRRPEMLKRFTAAAAENGWTFSILRTPDRAFENTVMDYEWAFWQYSLQSDCGSLPALDASDDDLYASLDAIAGLSFYTDQGLAPYVPYYYQAGTQLGWGTPQFTHLRPLLRHESSYQPRTYVPREIAMRFDGGRAMRDIDRWVRNHGSRLMFLYGENDPWGSERFRLGRGSKDSAVYEAPGMNHSGRLIDKLPAEQRAKAIADLLRWAGADAARARTLTTTPSDATDPLRLQRPPL; translated from the coding sequence GTGGCGCTCTTGCTCGCCGTGGGCCTGACCGGCGCCGGCGGCACCACGGCCCGGGCGGACGGCACGACCGCGGCGGAGGACATCGCCGCCGAGCTGAAGGCGATCCCGGGCATGAAGGTCGAGGAGAAGACCTCGACGCTGCCCGGTCACCGGTGGTTCTGGCTCACCTACCGGCAGCCGGTGGATCACAGGCGCCCCGGCGGGCAGTGGTTCGAGCAGCGGGTGATGCTCCAGCACAAGTCCGAGGACCGGCCGATGGTGCTCTACACCAGCGGCTACAACACCCCGGAGGTGATGTTCAGGTCCGAGCCGACGGCGCTGGTCGACGGCAACCAGATCTCGCTGGAGTACCGCTACTTCACCCCGTCCCGGCCCGAGCCCGCGGACTGGACGAAGGACACGATCTGGCAGGCCGCCACCGACGAGCACCGGCTGATCGGCGCGCTGAAGAAGATCTACAAGGGTCGCTGGATCTCCACGGGCGGCAGCAAGGGCGGCATGACGGCCGTCTACCACAAGCGCTTCTACCCCGGTGACGTGGACGGCAGCGTCGTCTACGTGGCGCCCAACGACGTCGACAACGACGAGGACAGCCGGTACGACGAGTTCTTCGCCACCGTCGGCACCGACGACACCTGCCGGGCGCACATCAAGGACCTGGCGCGCGAGTTCCTCAAGCGGCGCCCGGAGATGCTGAAGCGCTTCACGGCCGCCGCCGCGGAGAACGGCTGGACGTTCTCGATCCTGCGCACCCCCGACCGCGCGTTCGAGAACACGGTGATGGACTACGAGTGGGCCTTCTGGCAGTACAGCCTCCAGTCCGACTGCGGGTCCCTGCCGGCGCTCGACGCCTCCGACGACGACCTCTACGCGAGCCTGGACGCGATCGCCGGGCTGTCGTTCTACACCGACCAGGGCCTGGCGCCGTACGTCCCGTACTACTACCAGGCCGGTACGCAGCTGGGCTGGGGCACGCCGCAGTTCACGCACCTGCGGCCGCTGCTGCGCCACGAGAGCAGCTACCAGCCCCGCACGTACGTGCCCCGGGAGATCGCGATGCGGTTCGACGGCGGCAGGGCGATGCGCGACATCGACCGGTGGGTCCGCAACCACGGAAGCCGGCTGATGTTCCTGTACGGAGAGAACGACCCGTGGGGTTCGGAGCGCTTCCGCCTGGGCCGCGGCAGCAAGGACTCGGCCGTCTACGAGGCGCCGGGGATGAACCACAGCGGCAGGCTCATCGACAAGCTGCCGGCCGAGCAGCGGGCCAAGGCCATCGCCGACCTGCTCAGGTGGGCCGGGGCCGACGCGGCTCGCGCCCGGACGCTCACCACCACGCCCTCGGACGCCACGGACCCGCTGCGGCTCCAGCGTCCCCCGCTCTGA
- a CDS encoding GNAT family N-acetyltransferase, which produces MTATAEGGGPGTSRPWTLRPAAPGAPARPAALAVPAPRRPAADVRVRVVRPDDAAALTVLCLANRDYLRPWEPERGEAYFTLEGQRANVHDLLDAYGAGEMWPGVVLVDGRVAGRITLNNILRGPLQSCFVGYWVARANAGRGVATEAVRQVLDVAFRELRLHRVEAFTRVDNHASQRVLERNRFRQVGVARRHIHVNGRWHDERLFERLAPWDDGITLNSPL; this is translated from the coding sequence ATGACGGCGACGGCCGAGGGCGGCGGCCCGGGAACGAGCCGCCCATGGACCCTCCGGCCCGCCGCCCCGGGCGCTCCGGCCCGCCCCGCCGCCCTCGCGGTACCGGCGCCCCGGCGGCCGGCGGCGGATGTGCGTGTACGGGTCGTACGGCCGGACGACGCCGCGGCGCTCACCGTCCTGTGCCTGGCCAACCGCGACTACCTGCGGCCCTGGGAACCGGAACGCGGCGAGGCGTACTTCACCCTGGAGGGCCAGCGCGCCAACGTGCACGACCTGCTCGACGCGTACGGCGCCGGGGAGATGTGGCCGGGCGTCGTGCTGGTGGACGGCCGGGTGGCCGGTCGCATCACGCTCAACAACATCCTGCGCGGCCCCTTGCAGAGCTGTTTCGTGGGCTATTGGGTGGCACGTGCCAACGCCGGCCGCGGTGTCGCCACCGAGGCCGTACGGCAGGTCCTCGACGTGGCGTTCCGCGAATTGCGCCTGCACCGCGTGGAGGCGTTCACCCGCGTCGACAACCACGCCTCGCAGCGCGTTCTGGAACGTAACCGGTTCAGGCAGGTCGGCGTCGCGCGCCGGCACATTCACGTCAACGGCCGCTGGCACGATGAGCGCCTTTTCGAACGGCTCGCTCCCTGGGACGACGGAATCACCCTGAATTCTCCGCTGTGA
- a CDS encoding acyl-CoA thioesterase, with translation MPDTNPPAAERRHVHEFKLRFGDIDSQGHVNNVKFLGYLEDARLEMFHGDPVRKGEKPVRGMVIARHEIDYRHPLLPTVYPIRVETWVTEARAASFTLAYEVRDDEHVYAEAVSVLVAFDVEAGRLRRFTAEEREFIGRYLVPSA, from the coding sequence ATGCCCGACACGAACCCGCCCGCCGCCGAGCGCCGCCACGTCCACGAGTTCAAGCTCCGCTTCGGTGACATCGACTCCCAGGGGCATGTGAACAACGTCAAGTTCCTGGGCTACCTGGAGGACGCGCGGCTGGAGATGTTCCACGGCGATCCCGTCCGGAAGGGCGAGAAGCCGGTCCGGGGCATGGTGATCGCCCGGCACGAGATCGACTACCGGCACCCGCTGCTGCCGACGGTGTACCCGATCCGGGTGGAGACCTGGGTGACCGAGGCGCGGGCCGCGTCGTTCACCCTCGCCTACGAGGTGCGCGACGACGAGCACGTGTACGCGGAGGCCGTGTCGGTGCTGGTCGCGTTCGACGTGGAGGCCGGCCGGCTGCGCCGCTTCACCGCCGAGGAGCGTGAGTTCATCGGCCGTTACCTGGTGCCGTCCGCATGA
- the ettA gene encoding energy-dependent translational throttle protein EttA, which produces MAEYIFTFQRVRKAHGDKVILDDVSMSFLPGVKIGVLGPNGMGKSTLLRMMAGLEQPSNGEARLMPGYTVGLLAQEPPLNEDKTVLGNVEEGVAETKGLLDRFNEIAEKMATDYSDELMEEMGKLQEQLDHRNAWDLDSQLEQAMDALRCPAGDLPVTQLSGGERRRVALCKLLLEHPDLLLLDEPTNHLDAESVQWLEQYLEKYEGTVLAVTHDRYFLDNVATWICEVDRGRLFPYEGNYSTYLEKKAERLKVEGNKDAKRKKRLQDELEWVRSNPKARQTKSKARLQRYEEMAAEAANTRKLDFEEIQIPPGPRLGTTVIVAEDLTKGFDDRLLMEKLSFNLPPNGIVGVIGPNGVGKTTLFRMIVGEEKPDSGALKVGETVQISYVDQGRGGIDPAKSVWQVVSDGLDHIKVGQVEMPSRAYVAAFGFKGPDQQKAAGVLSGGERNRLNLALTLKQGGNVLLLDEPTNDLDTETLGSLENALLEFPGCAVITSHDRWFLDRIATHILAWEEGSNWFWFEGNFADYEKNKIERLGADAARPHRVTHRKLKRD; this is translated from the coding sequence ATGGCGGAGTACATCTTCACGTTCCAGCGCGTGCGCAAGGCGCACGGTGACAAGGTCATTCTCGACGATGTCAGCATGAGCTTCCTGCCCGGGGTGAAGATCGGTGTCCTGGGGCCGAACGGGATGGGCAAGTCGACGCTGCTGCGGATGATGGCCGGCCTGGAGCAGCCCTCCAACGGCGAGGCCCGCCTCATGCCCGGTTACACGGTGGGCCTGCTGGCTCAGGAGCCGCCGCTCAACGAGGACAAGACGGTCCTGGGCAACGTCGAGGAGGGCGTGGCCGAGACCAAGGGCCTGCTCGACCGGTTCAACGAGATCGCCGAGAAGATGGCGACGGACTACTCCGACGAGCTGATGGAGGAGATGGGCAAGCTGCAGGAGCAGCTCGACCATCGCAACGCCTGGGACCTCGACAGCCAGCTCGAGCAGGCGATGGACGCGTTGCGCTGCCCGGCCGGCGACCTTCCCGTGACCCAGCTGTCGGGTGGTGAGCGCCGCCGGGTCGCGCTGTGCAAGCTGCTGCTGGAGCACCCCGACCTGCTGCTGCTGGACGAGCCCACCAACCACCTGGACGCCGAGAGCGTGCAGTGGCTGGAGCAGTACCTGGAGAAGTACGAGGGCACGGTCTTGGCCGTCACCCACGACCGGTACTTCCTCGACAACGTGGCCACCTGGATCTGCGAGGTCGACCGGGGCCGCCTGTTCCCGTACGAGGGCAACTACTCGACCTACCTGGAGAAGAAGGCCGAGCGGCTCAAGGTCGAGGGCAACAAGGACGCCAAGCGCAAGAAGCGTCTCCAGGATGAGCTGGAGTGGGTCCGCTCCAACCCCAAGGCCCGGCAGACCAAGAGCAAGGCGCGCCTGCAGCGGTACGAGGAGATGGCGGCCGAGGCGGCCAACACCCGGAAGCTGGACTTCGAGGAGATCCAGATCCCGCCGGGCCCGCGCCTGGGCACCACGGTGATCGTGGCGGAGGACCTCACCAAGGGCTTCGACGACCGCCTGCTGATGGAGAAGCTGTCGTTCAACCTGCCCCCCAACGGCATCGTCGGTGTGATCGGCCCCAACGGCGTCGGCAAGACCACGCTGTTCCGGATGATCGTCGGTGAGGAGAAGCCCGACTCGGGCGCGCTCAAGGTCGGCGAGACGGTGCAGATCTCCTACGTCGACCAGGGGCGGGGCGGGATCGACCCGGCCAAGTCGGTGTGGCAGGTCGTCTCCGACGGCCTGGACCACATCAAGGTCGGCCAGGTCGAGATGCCGTCGCGGGCCTACGTCGCGGCGTTCGGGTTCAAGGGCCCGGACCAGCAGAAGGCCGCCGGGGTGCTGTCGGGCGGCGAGCGCAACCGCCTCAACCTGGCGCTGACCCTCAAGCAGGGCGGCAACGTGCTGCTGCTGGACGAGCCGACCAACGACCTCGACACCGAGACGCTGGGCTCGCTGGAGAACGCGCTGCTGGAGTTCCCCGGCTGCGCCGTCATCACCTCGCACGACCGGTGGTTCCTGGACCGCATCGCCACGCACATCCTGGCGTGGGAGGAAGGCTCGAACTGGTTCTGGTTCGAGGGCAACTTCGCCGACTACGAGAAGAACAAGATCGAGCGGCTGGGGGCCGACGCGGCCCGCCCGCACCGGGTCACCCACCGCAAGCTGAAGCGCGACTGA
- a CDS encoding sensor domain-containing diguanylate cyclase, with product MTAVQSSAGDRGGELVRRPRRRAVALRPSLLAVYVPAVVALHLTLTVVGLLATVPRARDLLTLAALLACGAVCIEASRRLGMPAGVARDMLSAWWLPVALLLPPVYALLVPIPLQMLLQFRVRRTLLYRRVLVMAALGLAGAGTSLLFHLVVPDPLGGRPSWVIEGWPGIPVAVGCAALFTVLNTVLVAIAAHAANPGGRWRDVLWNRESLLLDVVELCVGVLVAITSALSLGLLVLALPPVVLLQRSLMHQQLQAAARTDAKTGLLNAAAWQREADTELARAQRTHDPLALLLIDIDYFKRVNDTHGHLVGDHVLIGVASTLCGQLRDYDVVGRFGGEEFVVLLPGADTVEACRVAERLRGRVRRLAVPAENGTVGVTISVGVALFRMHGEDLIELLAAADLALYRAKQSGRDRVCLPAIEGPKAADG from the coding sequence ATGACGGCTGTGCAGTCGTCCGCCGGGGATCGTGGTGGGGAGCTCGTGCGGAGGCCGCGGCGGCGGGCGGTCGCGTTGCGTCCGTCCTTGCTGGCCGTTTACGTGCCGGCGGTCGTCGCCCTGCATCTGACGCTGACCGTCGTCGGCCTGCTGGCCACCGTTCCCCGGGCACGGGACCTCCTGACGCTCGCCGCCCTGCTGGCCTGCGGGGCCGTGTGCATCGAGGCGTCGCGGCGGCTCGGGATGCCGGCGGGCGTGGCGCGGGACATGCTGTCGGCCTGGTGGCTGCCGGTCGCGCTGCTGCTCCCTCCGGTGTACGCGCTGCTGGTGCCCATCCCGTTGCAGATGCTCCTGCAGTTCCGGGTGCGGCGCACGTTGCTGTACCGGCGGGTGCTGGTCATGGCGGCCCTGGGGCTGGCCGGGGCGGGCACGTCGCTGCTCTTCCACCTCGTGGTGCCCGATCCCCTGGGCGGGCGGCCCTCGTGGGTGATCGAGGGCTGGCCGGGCATCCCGGTGGCGGTGGGCTGCGCCGCCCTGTTCACCGTGCTCAACACGGTCCTGGTGGCGATCGCGGCGCACGCGGCCAATCCGGGCGGGCGCTGGCGGGACGTCCTGTGGAACCGCGAGAGCCTCCTGCTGGACGTGGTGGAGCTGTGCGTGGGGGTGCTCGTCGCGATCACCAGCGCGCTCTCGCTCGGGCTGCTGGTGCTGGCACTGCCCCCGGTCGTGCTGCTGCAGCGCAGCCTCATGCACCAGCAGCTCCAGGCGGCGGCCCGTACCGACGCCAAGACCGGGCTGCTCAACGCCGCGGCCTGGCAGCGGGAGGCCGACACCGAGCTGGCCCGCGCGCAGCGCACCCACGACCCGCTGGCCCTCCTGCTGATCGACATCGACTACTTCAAGCGGGTGAACGACACCCACGGGCACCTGGTCGGCGATCACGTGCTGATCGGGGTGGCCAGCACGCTGTGCGGCCAGCTCCGCGACTACGACGTGGTCGGGCGGTTCGGGGGCGAGGAGTTCGTGGTGCTGCTGCCCGGCGCGGACACGGTGGAGGCGTGCCGGGTCGCCGAGCGGCTGCGGGGGCGGGTCCGGCGGCTGGCGGTGCCCGCGGAGAACGGCACGGTCGGCGTGACGATCTCGGTGGGCGTGGCCCTGTTCCGGATGCACGGGGAGGACCTGATCGAGCTGCTCGCCGCCGCCGATCTCGCGCTCTACCGGGCCAAGCAGTCCGGCCGCGACCGGGTCTGCCTGCCCGCCATCGAAGGGCCCAAGGCCGCGGACGGATGA
- a CDS encoding single-stranded DNA-binding protein — protein sequence MNEAHITVIGWVAAEPYFTVTGNGTPFLSLRVGFTPRRYDRRSGRWQDAETMFLTVNCWRHLAENAGASDLRRGHPLVVTGRLRIRQYEKDGQWRFSAEVEATTIGHDLSRGTAAFRPVQRAGALTDDDRREAREVADQWALGGPFGDPAGTGPTPAAEDHDESRPEAA from the coding sequence GTGAACGAAGCGCACATCACCGTGATCGGCTGGGTCGCCGCGGAGCCCTACTTCACCGTCACCGGCAACGGCACGCCGTTCCTGTCCCTGCGCGTCGGTTTCACGCCCCGCCGCTACGACCGGAGGAGCGGCCGGTGGCAGGACGCCGAGACGATGTTCCTGACCGTCAACTGCTGGCGCCATCTCGCCGAGAACGCCGGCGCCTCCGACCTCAGGCGCGGCCACCCGCTCGTGGTGACCGGCCGGCTGCGCATCCGCCAGTACGAGAAGGACGGCCAGTGGCGCTTCTCCGCCGAGGTCGAGGCCACCACGATCGGCCACGACCTCAGCCGCGGCACCGCGGCCTTCCGTCCCGTCCAGCGCGCCGGGGCGCTCACCGACGACGACCGGCGGGAGGCCCGCGAGGTCGCCGACCAATGGGCACTGGGCGGCCCCTTCGGCGACCCCGCCGGCACCGGCCCCACCCCGGCCGCCGAAGACCACGACGAGAGCCGGCCCGAAGCGGCCTGA